A genomic segment from Nitratiruptor sp. YY08-10 encodes:
- a CDS encoding thioredoxin domain-containing protein has translation MRLIVLLFVSLFLFAQTKYTNDLIYEESPYLRQHAHNPVHWLPWGKKAFELAKKLDKPIFLSIGYSTCHWCHVMEKESFENEAIAELINRYYVPIKVDKEERPDLDKFYQSVFAVMHHRSGGWPLTIIMTPDKKPYFSATYIPPEDGYGVEGMTTILPKYAALYHEQKQRVQRRGEAVLKLVDKVMHATLNPVRLDKTLALKALKEAEKDFDPVYGGFSKRVKFPESSTILMLLDIYQLTDKENALKMAMKSLDAMAKGGIFDQIEGAFFRYSTRRDWSAPHFEKMLYTNAELIRVYTKAYTITKKPLYKEVVQRTIKEIDHRFGHDGLYFSASDADTKGEEGGYFLFRYEDTLRALQKAGVKNPKKELENLSIEPNGNFDGEYSNPIKCGNVSSKTLRVLQRLRKQREYPFIDQKIITAWNAMYIEAKMKSFIFDKRYKDEAIQSLNRLIQTMWIDGELFHQKLPHSKPKRKALLEDYAYLIKALTTAYMLSFNEKYLELAVKLFKKAKAKFYKGGIWYMDARKSVAATIDDSYYSSPLAVLYHAMLDLALLTYDLRLYDFAKKSIDGVSALIHANPANYPTATLAALRVEFGDVVIKSNKNVLQKVLKKIAFISYPFLLDKKENLKGFEACTVQTCFIQSDHFEDIVKAIEQRVLTKEHQGGWFFGKR, from the coding sequence ATGCGGCTGATTGTACTTCTTTTTGTTTCACTCTTTCTTTTTGCGCAAACAAAATATACTAATGACCTTATCTACGAAGAGTCACCCTATTTACGGCAGCATGCACACAATCCTGTGCATTGGCTGCCTTGGGGTAAAAAAGCTTTTGAATTGGCCAAAAAACTTGACAAACCGATATTTCTTTCTATTGGATATAGCACTTGCCACTGGTGTCATGTGATGGAGAAAGAATCCTTTGAGAATGAGGCAATTGCAGAGCTGATTAATCGATATTATGTGCCCATAAAAGTAGATAAAGAGGAAAGACCAGATTTAGATAAGTTTTACCAGAGCGTTTTTGCAGTAATGCATCATAGAAGCGGTGGTTGGCCCTTAACAATCATTATGACGCCTGACAAAAAACCATACTTTAGCGCAACATATATCCCACCCGAAGATGGATATGGGGTAGAGGGCATGACAACTATTTTGCCAAAGTATGCCGCTTTGTATCATGAGCAAAAGCAAAGAGTGCAAAGAAGAGGTGAAGCGGTACTCAAACTTGTGGATAAGGTGATGCACGCAACACTCAATCCCGTCCGGCTTGATAAAACTTTGGCTTTGAAAGCGCTAAAAGAGGCTGAAAAAGATTTTGATCCTGTTTATGGAGGATTTTCCAAAAGAGTCAAATTTCCTGAGAGTTCAACCATTCTAATGCTTTTAGACATCTATCAGCTAACAGATAAAGAAAATGCTTTGAAGATGGCAATGAAAAGTTTGGATGCTATGGCAAAAGGAGGAATTTTTGATCAAATTGAGGGTGCTTTTTTTAGATACAGTACTAGAAGAGACTGGTCAGCGCCCCATTTTGAAAAGATGCTCTATACCAATGCAGAGCTAATCCGTGTCTATACAAAAGCCTATACAATTACCAAAAAGCCCTTGTATAAAGAGGTGGTGCAGCGTACCATCAAAGAGATTGATCATAGATTCGGTCATGATGGACTCTATTTTAGCGCAAGCGATGCCGATACAAAAGGAGAAGAGGGTGGCTATTTTTTGTTTCGATATGAAGATACGTTGAGAGCTTTACAGAAAGCTGGAGTAAAAAATCCAAAAAAGGAGCTTGAAAATCTTTCAATCGAGCCAAATGGAAACTTTGATGGAGAATATTCCAATCCGATAAAATGTGGAAACGTCTCTTCAAAAACGTTACGTGTGCTTCAACGTTTGCGAAAACAAAGAGAATACCCATTTATTGATCAAAAGATCATTACTGCATGGAATGCAATGTATATCGAAGCAAAAATGAAAAGCTTTATTTTTGACAAAAGATATAAAGATGAAGCGATTCAATCGCTGAATAGATTGATACAAACGATGTGGATTGATGGTGAGCTTTTCCATCAAAAACTCCCCCATTCCAAGCCAAAACGAAAAGCATTGTTAGAAGATTATGCCTATCTTATAAAAGCGCTTACAACCGCGTATATGCTAAGTTTCAATGAAAAATATCTTGAACTTGCTGTGAAACTTTTTAAAAAAGCAAAAGCCAAATTTTACAAAGGCGGGATTTGGTATATGGATGCTCGAAAAAGCGTTGCTGCAACGATTGATGACAGTTACTACAGCTCACCCCTTGCAGTTCTTTACCATGCGATGCTAGATTTGGCACTGCTTACATATGATTTGAGGTTGTACGATTTTGCAAAAAAGAGTATTGATGGAGTATCAGCTTTGATTCATGCAAATCCTGCAAACTATCCTACTGCAACCCTAGCGGCATTGAGGGTGGAGTTTGGAGATGTTGTTATAAAATCGAACAAGAATGTTTTACAAAAAGTACTCAAGAAAATTGCTTTCATTTCCTATCCGTTTCTCCTTGATAAGAAGGAAAATTTGAAAGGATTTGAAGCTTGCACTGTTCAGACATGTTTTATACAAAGTGATCATTTTGAAGATATTGTCAAAGCTATAGAACAAAGAGTTTTGACGAAAGAGCATCAGGGAGGATGGTTTTTTGGAAAAAGATAA
- the cmoA gene encoding carboxy-S-adenosyl-L-methionine synthase CmoA produces the protein MEKDKVFAKPIKKRFEFDEEVASVFDDMIARSVPFYKENMALVRDIVLKNVKKNDRVYDLGCSTGSLLIDIAKKSPYSLELIGLDSSEAMLQRARHKAKAFGVDIDFQKADIVQYSYKPAKIFISNYTLQFIRPLKREPLVQKIYDSLVEDGIFIFSEKIISPDKKLDKQLLDIYFEFKRKQGYSDFEIAQKREALENVLVPYTLEENMEMVKKCGFGFVEPVFRWANFVTFVAIKRETI, from the coding sequence TTGGAAAAAGATAAAGTTTTTGCAAAGCCTATAAAAAAGAGATTTGAGTTTGATGAAGAGGTCGCGAGTGTTTTTGATGATATGATAGCAAGGTCCGTGCCCTTTTATAAAGAGAATATGGCGTTGGTGCGAGATATTGTACTTAAAAATGTCAAAAAAAATGATAGGGTTTATGATCTTGGATGCTCTACAGGATCATTATTGATTGATATTGCAAAAAAATCTCCTTATTCTTTGGAATTGATTGGGCTTGACAGCTCAGAAGCTATGCTGCAACGAGCACGTCATAAAGCAAAAGCTTTTGGAGTCGATATCGATTTTCAAAAAGCTGACATTGTCCAGTATAGCTATAAACCGGCCAAAATTTTTATAAGTAACTATACGCTACAATTTATCAGACCTCTAAAACGAGAGCCTTTGGTTCAAAAGATTTATGATTCTTTAGTAGAGGATGGTATTTTCATTTTTAGTGAAAAAATAATCAGTCCGGATAAAAAGCTGGACAAGCAGCTTCTTGATATCTATTTTGAATTTAAGAGAAAACAAGGATATAGCGATTTTGAAATAGCGCAAAAACGCGAGGCTTTGGAGAATGTTTTGGTGCCCTATACACTTGAAGAGAATATGGAAATGGTCAAAAAGTGTGGATTTGGCTTTGTGGAGCCGGTATTTCGATGGGCTAACTTTGTGACGTTTGTAGCTATCAAAAGAGAGACGATATGA